aataattacaacaAGCCCAAGCGAGCggcacaattaaaaaatacaaaataacgATGAAACTGGCGAGTGATCAAACGAACATAAAGTACCCTCGGCTTCTAATGAACCGGCCTTAAAACCACCGACTAGTTTAAACATTGTTAAAGTTTTACGATGGGAATGATACAGTATACCAACGAACTATAGATGGAAACTTCCCAAGGCATATTTGGTGTTTAACTGATTCGAAAGATAGGAAACTTGTGAGATGGTCATATAATGACTAAATACGTTATGGGAATATTAATCAAAGCTCGTGCCACTGACCTTGGCGATAATATTTGGGTTAAAAGTTTTCGGGGAAACGAAAGCCCCAAGTGACCACGTTACTTCCGTAGATACGAGCTTTTGTCACGCTCCCCAGTTCGTGGCACAGGGTAGCTGAGCAggcaaaaataattatcagAAAACAAAGGCCATAAAAGGCAGGCCGAAAGCAAATGACAGCCAGCCAGGTTGAGTCACCTGAGACGGTTGGATCCGAGTGACAGCGGCTGGGAATGCGCAAAAGTCTAAAGTGCCACTTGTTGTTGTGCCGTTTTTCGTATGTAGTCGTTTCTGTCGTATGTAGGTAGGTAGAGGTACCTGttaatattagttttattttcgtttttttcccCCTGTCTCGCTTGGCTTGAAGTCAGACGCGGAGAAAGAGTCATAGAAATCgttgacatattttaattgGTCGCCTGCGCTGCTGTCTGTGCGCCTTTTCACTACGTATGTAGTtcgtacattttaatttcagtCGATTAACTCCAGTCTGGCATTTGTTGAATATACAATTTGATCATGTCTGGCTGGCAACTTGGCTTTTTCCATTtaatatatgtacattttcTCTTTTCCAGCCATCCATCAGAGAtcataaattaatgaaaatccaaatatttatgttttcatCCACCGATCGTTGATGAGCGGGGCACGGGGCACGGGGCACGGGGCAGAGATAGAGATGGGCGACGTTTACATAGCTGCGTCATTTTCGCCTTGATGAAATTGCGCTGCGGATCGGTGGGGCTTTTGCTTTTCggtttgtttgttatttttgtaaCCGTATATCAGACGGAGCGTCATGATGTGCTCACTGTCTGTAGTTGTAAAATCTGGTTGCGCAAGCTTTTCGCGTGTATCTGTATCCCAGTCGGCGGCTATCCGTATCTGTGTAGCCGTGTATCTGAGTATCTGTGAGTTTGCTCCGTTACAGGGTCTGCGACCGCGACGGGTGGCCTCCGCCTGTCTGCCATTCTATCAGCAGCGTCTGGCCCGGCCATATCGTCCGTATAATACCCATTACTAATTGGAGCGGACTGGCTTTGACAGTGCTGCTTTAGAAATAACCCTAAATATAGCTTTGTTCAGGTACAAAAATAGAATACAAAGATTGTAATCATGACTCTCAGCTTGGGCACAAAAGATTGGAAATTGGATTATTACCTTTGGTTTCGGGGAAGCCTTATTGGGCATTACTTTATTGCTTTTTTTACTTGTATAATGTTCtatttatagaaataaatactcgtatttgtttgtttttgtgatCCTACCTTCAATGTTCTATAGATCAgaaataagattttttctTTGCGGTTTGGTTGTTTTCTCTAGGAATTACTTTTATGTTTTGGTTTGCCATGGAAGAAGTGTGCCATTATTGTTATAATCTTAAAGAATAGGTAGTATTATTAACTTAAATAAcgttgtttgcttttttgtgATCCCTACTTTGAGGTTCTTTAGTAAGAGCACAGACATCCCCCAATTGCCCCCTTTTACAGGGTACCACATGTGTCAATCAATCCCTTCAgtgggttttttttatttatcgaACCGCTGTCCGCCTACATTTGCCGCCTCGCTCGCACTTACTGCGCCCCGATTGCGCATGTGTGCTTGTATCACTTAAGTCGTCTGCTATCTAGTCTAGACGCAGACGCCCGTATGTATGTTATGTAGGCTTGTACACCCGTACCCGTAGGCCCGTATGTCCGTCCGTAGCCGTAGACATTGCACGGGGTCTTTCTACGGGGCGAAATCATCAAgagagaaggagagagcgcgGGAGAGCGGGAACGAGAACGCCGCGCACCTTGTAGATACGGCTAGAAATACGTGCGGGTATCTACGAAATACTCGTACACCCAGCGACAGTTTCACGGGTTTTTGCTCTGTTTTCTTACACTTTGTTTCTCTTTCATTGTTATTTGGTCGGTGCTGTGGGTAGCATTCGTTTTGTTTCGTTTATTTATAGTAATTAAAACCGTTCGTGAGTGGGAAtaagttatttaaattgtacaaCAAATAAGCCGAAAATTAAGAACGAATTTTTTAGTTACAATTGAGTGAGTGGCGGAGAACAAATGTTACAGAAAAAGTGGAAGGAAATGCCATTAAAGGTGCTTTTTATAGGCCGTTTCTGcagttaaagaaaaaataaataaaaaataacacctAAAATAGatactttattaattttaaacaaagtgtttataaacgaaaaaaataactatttatacatataaataaaatatattatgtcTTTTATGTATAACCAATAATAAGCATAGACTACCATAATTGCCACTTGTAAAATTGATAAGCCTTCTACtcatactttatttattaactacAAAAACCGATTAATGCACATGAAGAGACCACaactaatttttattttccgctTTTGCAATCGTTTTAGGTCGCCTGTTGCTAATCGCCATTAGTTTATCCGTGTGCCTGGCCTGTGGCAGTGTGTTGGTGGCCGCGATTGCCCTGCGCCGCTCGGCcaacacaacagcaacattagcaacatcagcaacgacggcagcaacagcaacatcaacggCAGTTGCAGCAACATTGGAAGCGGCAACAACGCGAAGGATACGGCACAAACGTCGCTCGTCGCAACGAcggcgcagcagcaacaacgcgGTGCTGTCATCTGGGATTGGAACCGGGATTGGGATCGGGCTTGGCAGCGGGTCTGGCAACGGGATCGGGCCTGGACTGGAAACCAACTCGGCTCTGGCCCTGCCACtagcaacaccagcaacatcGGGCTCCACAGCAGCGGATCAGACAGCTATAGCctctgcagcagcggcagcagcagcagcagcagcagcagcagctacaacagcaacagtatccacagcagcagcagcagaaacaacaacacTTTTGCCAACCGAGCCGGAACATTCTGTACCCGTAAGTACCCTTCCCTtcacaaaaaacagaaaagtaaagaaaaacaagaaaatacgGGAAAGgaaggaaaagaaaaagttttGCAACAGCCGATGGGCGGGAAAGTGGGTGTTAGTCTGTCTCTCAAATGCATTTGTCGAAATACTTTAGAAAGACTAAACTGGTTAATCCAAAAATCTCGAAAAAAGCTTACCAAAAGTATGAGATATAACAAAAAtctctaaatattttaaatctcCCAAAAGTTGTACTGAAAGTATGCTACATCACAAAGAACTCGACGTATTAAGTAtatcactgcatacttttaggtgtCATACCGTAATACATCTTTCTagatttacttattttaattcttttgtgtttttaaagaGTCTTTTAGTATATTCACCTTAATATTCGCTAAATATTTGCATGCAATTTATGAAAAAGTGATTGTTTTAACGACTAGGGACTTGCGCCGCTTGAGccgtaaatattttaatggctATAACGTGCTGAGACATTTTATGTTGCCCATGTAAGCCAATTACCTCCTCGACCCAATTTCAGCAACTTATAGTTTTTCTCTCAGTACGGCCGTAAAAGCAAGGCAGTCAGAAGACACGTGTCAAAAGTTTCCTTTTCTCATCTTTTTTCCGTGCTGTCTTTTGCCTTTTTCCTTCGCTGTTGCCAATATCCTATGCACTGCCTTTTGGGCGAAGCAGAGCTACTGTGGCAGACAGATGGCCTGGGGAAAGTGGGGGAAAGCCGGGGGAAATGTGAGAGAGAGCCAGCTCATCGCTCACCCTGCCAGTGCAGTAAAAGTCCTTGAAAAGGGGCGGCTGTGGGTGGCAGACATGCCTAAATTGCTTTCGTCGCCGCCTACGCAAAAAGTCTTATGTAACTGCGCCTACACCGATTTATTCCCTTTACGACTGCCACTACGTCTCCAGTCCCCCCAATATTTGTTCCCTGTGTATGCCAAGTGTTATGCAATGTTGGTTGAATGCATAGCACGTCCTTTTTTCGCCGGGGAAAGCTCCATTTTTGCGTCTGGCACTTGTGTACGTCTTTATTATAATGGACATGGCAAATTCAATTTCTCCATCAGTGCTTCACTTTGTCTATTTGCCCGACTTTAAATGCTTTCCATTTgtctttatattttatttatctgcGCATTTGCGTATTGAATTTGCACCAGACGCCGGCTCTAACCTTGAGGCCATCCGATTAACTTCAACGACGGAAAAAGACAGGGTcttcaaaaattgaaaacaaaaaaagaggcACCCACACACATGTGGATTTTGTGGGTACACATCGTGGGCTCATTGGGCCAAAGTTGTTAAGGCGGCTTTTCAGATTGTGGTTTTAAGATTTCCCATTGCGGGGGGGGCTGGGACTGAGGCTGAGGCGGGGGAGTGCCAGTGCCGTGCCGCTCCGTGTGACGCCCATTACAAAAGATTAAAGTCGGCAACTTTGACAAATTGTTACTCGCTTTGCTGACATCTTCCAGTGCGCGTTTGCTCATTTTTCTCCACATCTAGATGCTAGattcttgtttcatatttttcctcGTGTTTAATTTGCCCACGCCAAATGAGCATTATGAATGAAACACATCACGTACAGTGGGGACTACCCAGGCAGATCCACAAATAGAAAGTTGTTGGAACTCAATGATTTATATCATTTTGAAGGCTTAGTTATAGAATTTTGAGTATTGTAGAATTGAGAATACATAATATAAATGTGaactattatttaaaaatattaaaatgacttggtacttttaaataattaagtttttgatAATGTTTTGAGGTCTCATTGATGTCATATCAAAATTGGAACCTGAAAGTAGGCAAcagaaaatgtttgttttttgtatgaAACAAttcttgcaaaaaaaaagtatgttAATGAgtctataataaatataaaataatattattcgagtattattttatatgtaatatatactataatattattatagtaACAAAACCCAAACTCGCAGTAAAGGACTTTGTGCATTTGGAGATTACTGGGATAAGTCTGTTAAGAACTTTCAAGTAATCATGATAAAAGTCTAAAATTAGAGCGTGATAATAGGAGATTATGATAAGAGCGAAAGGTTTTATGGGGATTCTTGggcaataaaaaccaaaatagaaCGCTAACGAGTTAGTACTGTAGTGAGAACATAATAAATGAATGTTTTTTCAACATTGCTCCCCCTCAACCGTGGTAAAAAAAGGCCATTTAGAAGCCCAAGATGCGGATGGAAATGTGGAAATGTATGTAGAAAATGGACTTCGAGGCGGTGGGGCCGCAAGTGCGTGGGCGCGATGGTTGGGCGGCGGTTGTGGCGGCTGGAAATGGGAAACACAATTGCCGCTAATAACCCAAGGCGTTTAGCAGAAGCAGAGGAAGAAGAAGCACGCGCGGAGTGGCGTTGTGTTTTAATCGAATTTTATTTGCCGCCGTTAGCCAATGAATAATTCAAAttgattattaaaatgtaCACTCGCACgggcgtgtgtgcgtgtgcgtgtgtgtgtctgtctGTGTTGGAGTGTGCGAATTTCTGCACGCACACGCATACGCCCCGTAGGCGTTAGCATTAACAGCATTAGGATGtagatgtggatgtggatgtgtgAGAGCGGAGCGGGCTTTCATTAAAACCGTTATCTATGCCAGACGCACGCACCAGACGCAGACGTgcataaattaattacaattacaagcagccagagagagagagagagagagagagaggcaGCGAAAGAGAGCgccggcacacacacacagctgtTCCTGTTTCGGAATTTTTGGCGGCCTCGAAAAACCCATACTATCACAGTGATGGAAAAATCCtagttaataaaattatgaataCTAATGGATGGAAAAATCCAAGTTAATATGAATATTAACAGTATTGCCAAATTAGAAAAGTTTTTTGAGCTTTACAAGTTTTTACtatcaataacaataacattACACATGAGtacacattttcattttgtttttttttttaatttatgtttctgtgaattatttaactttctgaaattaaaaattaaaattttgtctTCACATAAAATATAAGCATTGTTTCCTTGatattagaaatattttaaaatatattttctttcgaTGCATCTGTGGGCGAATCTTAACTTCGCATAGTTGCCAATTGCGAGTTGGCCCAAACAAACACAGGGAAAGTCGGAAACTTTCAAGGATTCGAACAAGGCCAAAGGCAAACAGAAGCGGGCGGACACAAAAAACAGGGGCTTACCCTCAATATTATGTCACTTTACTCGCCAAAAAAAAGCGCCCAAAAgataaacaacaacaagcgaCAGATGCAGAGCCGTCGGGTCGTGGTAAGCATGTTAACTTATGGCTGGGCTTAGGCCAACAAAGgcaaaagcagcaacaaaaacaaaggcagACATTTCTCTTACGTCAGAGAGTCtggcccacacacacgcacaccaggGCACGAACGGAAAATGAGGTTATTGCCAATCCCGTCTGCAATGCTCGAGTAAACATTTTAACCTAATTTTTTCGCCCTGGGAGCGGGACGTTGTTTCGGGGGCTTcatgtgtgtttgtttgccaGCGGAGACGCCCCAGACAATGTGATGCGATATTTTCTGCTGCCTCGGATTACCCAAAAGAAAGGAGGGAAACACTGCAAAAACAATCTCTAACGTCCCATAATGCAAGCCACGCATCTGCCATATCATTTAAGGAGCCCCTAAGTTCAGATATCACATCATAAAATGCATACTTTGGTACTACTGAATGAAAAACCTTCAGAAAACATTTCCAGGTTAAAAACCTTTTCTACAATTTGTATTGTATCTAATAAGGGGAAAGTTTTTAAGgggtttttaaaatgataatcTTTTTTGCACCGAGAGAAACTTCAagtattgttttgtttaatgtttattCGCTCCTAGTTTATGGATGGGCTTGAAGtggtaattatattttttacttcgaAATAATAGTTTACCATTAATGTTTGTGCCGTTAAAGGTGCTTGTACCAGCTTTCAATCGAACCTTAAAATGGTCGTTAGAGAAAATGGTTTTATTTAAGCAAGGAACTTAAAAAAGTCAACTAaacatacaaatatttatgtatacatttaaaaagtCTTTGGTCTTTATAAAGAGCGTGTGGCATTCTGCGTAAAATTAGAAGACATCACTTAAAACGATGTCGTGTTTCACAATAAATTCAAGTAAAACAAATTGGCTTGTACAATCAAATTATAGGAAACATGCCGGCCCACAGGGAGCTCTGACCACATACATAGTTTCGCgagtttataatttacaaaattgcatttgcatatttgtataatttacaAAGTCCGCCGTCGCCCAAAATATTCGTGCTCTATTATTTGTTGTTGCCCGCGCAGAGATTTGTCATTTCTTTCATGCTCGCTTGCACACATCAATCGCCAGGTGGTGAGGTGGGGCACTGGGGGGTTGAGACACACACGAAAAAAAGTAATGCAAAAGCCATAGAAAAAGGTGGCCAACGGAATGTGGAGCATGTTGAGTTATGCGAATCGCCTGTGTAGAGAATAATCGGTGTGTACAGAAGATTTTAGGGCACTTCATAAGATTACTGAATATTACGAGGAACATATGTGTTTTCTTAGTatgtataataaaatgtatctttataaaattatttatttcaaaacttAACCGAAAACAAACTtaatttcaaaacaaaaactgcaTTTTCCAACACTGTTTGGAAATGTAAAGCGATCAAAAGATTCGGTCATACTATTTTAATCGATATTATCGTTATCAACAAAGGGTGCGAGAAATAAGAGGTGGgtaaagttttttgtttttttgattttaaaatgaaaattatattataaatggGATAGGACCttctatacttttttttagataCATCTCTGGTCTTGAATTAGTTAAAAGGTTCTTATAGACATTAGTAATTAGGGCTCAAAACTCTATTCTTTTGACGTCACAAGCTTTTCTTCTGCGCCACCTTCTCAATCTTCCAGTCCATCCTTTTCCATTGCTTTCACTCAAGAACTTATTGAGCTTATTTCCTTTACTTGTACCACAATGACTGGtaaaaagagtaaaaaatCAATCCATATTGAAAGCAAAGCCACTAATGCTCCCAAAAAACCCCTGAAACTGAGTCTGGCCGATTTCCATAATCAGCTAGCCAAACAAACTACACAAAAGAATGGCGAAAAGATGAACACCAATAACTGGGAACTTTCTGGAACTCTCGGTGGAACTCGCGGACGTGGAGTTTGTTGTGAAAAGCTTCCAGTAGTTCCCAGATATCTGGGGGAGGCAAAGATCCAGGAGGCAACTAACTCTAAACCGGGTGGTGGAGCTCCCAAAAACGAGAGTAACCATGCAGAAGCCAGGAAAACTCCGGGAAAGTTGGAGGATCCGGAGTCCAATGGTCAGCCCAACAACACAAGTAGTACTGGCGATCCCGCCGTCCCCTTACCGCAAAGACCAAATCCCCAGGTCTCCTCTCGAGGTCGGCCCACCACGCAAGTGCGAACCTGTCCCCGGATCGCCACGCCTCCCAGATATGTGCCGCAGGAACTTCAGGAAGTGGATCTCATGACCTCAGCGGATTTTCGCTATGATTACGGGGCAGATCTGAAGAACATGCGATTCCGGCAGCAGGGTCAATATCACATGCAATTCTTCAAAACTGTGATGTATCAGAACCGGCAGCTCTTCAAGGGTCGCATCATCCTGGTCCTCTCCTGCGGAACTGGTACCCTGGCCCTAATGTCAGCCCAGCTGGGCGCCAAACGGGTCTATGCCGTGGATTACTCCAAGGTTACCGGCTATGCGGCGCTGGTGGTGCGCCACAACGGCCAGGAAAATGCCATCAAGGTTTTA
This window of the Drosophila biarmipes strain raj3 chromosome 3L, RU_DBia_V1.1, whole genome shotgun sequence genome carries:
- the LOC108034974 gene encoding protein arginine N-methyltransferase 1; protein product: MTGKKSKKSIHIESKATNAPKKPLKLSLADFHNQLAKQTTQKNGEKMNTNNWELSGTLGGTRGRGVCCEKLPVVPRYLGEAKIQEATNSKPGGGAPKNESNHAEARKTPGKLEDPESNGQPNNTSSTGDPAVPLPQRPNPQVSSRGRPTTQVRTCPRIATPPRYVPQELQEVDLMTSADFRYDYGADLKNMRFRQQGQYHMQFFKTVMYQNRQLFKGRIILVLSCGTGTLALMSAQLGAKRVYAVDYSKVTGYAALVVRHNGQENAIKVLHGHMKDLVLPEKVDGIVCAWMGHCLLFESEILEVLEARDRWLKRGGFILPDLGSLYLVASAEHNLKNDRCNWWRDIYGFNMNAMRRYSLAEPRYAKTSGEKLLTLAHGILNVDLRKAKREDLFIDRKIRLKVKKEGFLECFLLFFEVQFSGSPFKMSCNPCCKTPYKLLWLQTVLFVEQPFVLRSNLHYTGNLKFKPLKPNSLKEMEIRIDFYEGLEEEDDWAVCIRRVAKRWLMLERFQTFSEVESCQDELGETGDQIF